The segment CTCGCCGTGCAGGAACTCCTCGTTGATCCGGGCCACGCCGGCGATGCTCAGCCCCTCCCGGTCGCAGACGGCGAGGAGATCGGCGGCCGACGCGAACCCCAGGGGCGCCTCCCGCTCGGGGACGGCTCCCTCCTCGTCGCCCTGCCGCACGACGAAGCCGCCGCCGACCGAGAAGTAGACGCGGCGCAGGATGCTCGACCCCGCCCCGTCGAACGCCTCGAAGCTCAGCGCGTTGGTGTGCTCCGGCATCCGGGTGAGCGGCGCGAGGACGAGGTCGCCCCGGGCGAACGGCACCGGACTCTCGCCCAGGAGGCGCAGCGTCCCCCGCGACTCGAGGGCGGGCGCGAGGTCGCGCACGGCCGCCGGATCGCAGGTCTCCGGCTCGAGCCCTTCGAGGCCGGCGAGGACGGCGTCGGGCGTGCCGTGGCCGAGCCCGGTCGCGGCGAGCGACCCGAACAGCCGCGTCTCGACACGGCCGACGTCGGCGAGGAGGCCGAGGTCGCGGATCTCCTCCGCGAACGACCTCCCCGCGCGCATGGGGCCGACGGTGTGCGACGAGGAGGGGCCGATCCCGACCGAGAAGAGATCGAGTGCGGAGACGTAGCCGGTGGTGCTCATCCTCCGACGGTACGCCCCGGGGCGCTCTCCTCCGGCGAGGCGACCGACCGCGCGTGGCGCGCCATGGCGTCGTTCATGCGCCCGAGGAAGGTGGCGATCATGGCCAGGTCGTCGGCTGTGTACTCGTCCATCACGCGATCGGTGACCTCTCCGAGCGGCCCGAAGAAGCTCTCGGCGACGAGGCGCGCCTCCGGGCTGTAGTGCACGCGCACGACCCGCCGGTCGTGCTCGTCGCGCCGACGCTCGACGTGCCCGCTGCGGGCCAGGCGGTCGATGACGCCCGTGGCGGCCCCCGAGGTCAGGCCGAGCACGTCGGCGATCCCACCGGAGGTGATCGCCTCCCCGCGCGCCTCGGCGCGCATGACGTGGAGGAGCGCCTCCAGGTCGGTGTGGTTGAGACCCTGCGTCGCCGAGAAGGACTGCGCGACATGGCGCGACTCGGTGGCGAGGTCCTGGAGGCGCGACACGATCTCGTATCGGAGACCTCGCGTCTCGTCGTCGTTCGTCAGGCGATCCACCTCCCTCGGGCGCTCGCGATTCGGCTGTATTGCAGAATCTACCCGAGACTGCCATAGTCTTAGCCACTAAGACATTCGTTGAGTGAAGGAACCATCATCCGCGCCCTCGCCGCCCTCGTCTCCCGCCGACGCACCTCCTGGCTCGTCCTGGCAGCCACCGCCGTCGCCGTGGCGCTCCTCTTCGCCTTCCTCCCCCAGGGCAAGAGCGACGCCTTCCCGCCGTCGGGCCTTCCCGACAGCGCCGACTCGGCGCAGGTGACCGCGCTGCTCAAGCAGTTCCCGTCCGCGGACACGACCGTGGGCATCCTGGTCTTCGACCGCTCCTCGGCGGCTCTCACGAGCGCCGACAAGAGCGCCATCACGGAGCGCGCCGCGACCCTCGCCACCGGCTCCACGGTCCCCCAGGCGGTGCGCCCGCAGTTCAGCGACGACGGCTCGGCGGCCCTCGTGGCCGTCCCGCTCTCGAGCTCCGCCGTCGAGAAGGACATCGCCGGCACGGCGAAGGAGCTCCGCAGCACGGCGTCGGAGAGCCTCCCCGACGGCCTCACGGCCCAGCTCACAGGCCCGGTCGGCTTCCAGGACGACATCTCGAACTCGTTCGCGGGTGCCGACTTCCGGCTCCTGCTGGTCACCGTCATCGTCGTCGCCGTCCTGCTGATCGTCACCTACCGCAGCCCCGTGCTCTGGATCGTGCCCCTCGCCGTCGTCGGCACGGCCGACGGCCTCGCCGGCAAGGTCGTCGCCGCCCTCGCCGAGCCGTTCGGCATCACCGTGGACGCCTCGATCTCGGGCATCCTCTCGGTCCTGGTGTTCGGAGCGGGCACGAACTACGCCCTCCTCCTCGTCGCCCGCTACCGCGAGGAGCTGACGCGGGTCGACGACCGGTTCCGCGCCATGCGGACCGCCGTCACG is part of the Frondihabitans sp. 762G35 genome and harbors:
- a CDS encoding MarR family winged helix-turn-helix transcriptional regulator, yielding MDRLTNDDETRGLRYEIVSRLQDLATESRHVAQSFSATQGLNHTDLEALLHVMRAEARGEAITSGGIADVLGLTSGAATGVIDRLARSGHVERRRDEHDRRVVRVHYSPEARLVAESFFGPLGEVTDRVMDEYTADDLAMIATFLGRMNDAMARHARSVASPEESAPGRTVGG